The Halotia branconii CENA392 region TTGTCACTAACGTTAATTTCAAGAAAGCTAATCTCAACAGGGTAAATTTTACTCGCGCTCAAATTTACGACTCTAATGTGTACGGTGCATCAATGGAAAATCTAAACATCACTGATGCAGAAATCTTTCACACCGGAATCGGTATTGGTGGAGAAGACGGTGCAGAGATTCCCGATTGGGACTAGAAGTTCGCCAACCCAATATTGCCGTGTAGACCTAGCAGGGGTGCAGGGGGCACAGGGTGCAAGGGAGAGAATCTTTCCCCTCTGCTCCCTGCCCCGAAGCCTGCCACCACGCAAAGTTAACTTGTCAGACTACTAGGCTAAATTTAAGTAGTCTAGTAGTCTGTCAAGTTTAAACTGATGGATAAGGAAGTTCGTAGTCAGGACTTTAGTCCTTATTTTTCAGTCACTAAAGCCACATAATAAAGGGTTTGGTTGAAGGATAAAAGCAGTTGGCTGTTTGCAAGCATTATCCTTCAACTTAGACCAACAACAATATTCACAGCAGAGCAAATGAGTGAGGTACAGATAATCGTAGGGAACATGTTCCCTATCCGTGTACTTCATTGACGTGAAATATGCTGTGATAGATTTGTTAGGTTGCGCTATGCTTAACTAAATTGTAAACCTTATAATTTGATGCGCTTATCATAAAATAGTCATTTTGTATAGTATAGATGATCACATAAAAACTTTTACTACGCATTAACATCAAGAGCAAATATGTTAATTGACGAACGCGGCTTAAGATAGCTTTAATATCAAATAAAATTGGCGTTTATGCTTATATAAATGAGAGGTAGTCTGATTTTTGCATGATTTGTACTTTAATGAGTGCGATAATCAGCAACCGACACGGTGTAGGATAATCACAACCTGGGGATTCCAGTTGATTTACAAAAACTGAACTCAGAAAGCTGATTTTCATATATTCTGACTTCTATCCTCCTACTGACTGTCTACCTTGTAGTTGATGCAGTAGAGGTTATGGGGCAATTATGGTTATAGGGAACTAAACCCTATTCCTAAACTCAGTTGTGCTGATGCACCAGTGCGTTGCTTAATCAACAGCCTTGCGGTTGCAATTGTCCGGATTAGAAAAACCCAACTGTCAAATTTATAGGAGTGAAAATGCAAGAACCGGAATTCACAGAAACTAAGTCTACAGATACAACAGTGTCAGACATCAACGCCCAAACAGGAACCATTACTAAACTCCAGCCTCCAGCACAGTCTCAGGATCAGTGGCTAAAATACGGAGAACAAATTTCTAGTTTTTTAGCAACTCTACCAGAATACGTGACCAGCTTCTTTAATCAATATAAGCAGCCGCTGGTAAGCGTTGGTTTAATTGTAGGAGCAATTGTCACAGTTAAGGTACTATTGGCAATATTAGATTCTTTGAATGATATTCCTTTAGTAGCACCTACTTTTGAGTTGATTGGTATTGGTTACTCTGCTTGGTTTGTTTACCGCTATTTACTCAAAGCCACAACTAGAAAAGAGTTAACTACCGAAATTACAACACTCAAATCACAAGTTGTTGGCAAAAACGCTCCATAAGTTTAATATTCTGACCAAAATAATGGGATACAAGCCTCGCCCTTTTAGGGCGACTTTCTATTAACATTGCGATACAGTCGCCATAGGACATTGGGAGACTCTAAACGGACGTGGAGGGATGGTAGACTGCGTATGGTAGCACAACCCAGCGAAGCGTCAAGAAATCCTCGCTCATGCACGGACGAGGAGGTATGTCAATAGCACTACCCTTTTTTAGGAAGCTGCTTTCTAGGGGTTTAAACTCCAATTAAAAATCATTGAAGTCGAAGCGGATGGAT contains the following coding sequences:
- a CDS encoding CAAD domain-containing protein, with product MQEPEFTETKSTDTTVSDINAQTGTITKLQPPAQSQDQWLKYGEQISSFLATLPEYVTSFFNQYKQPLVSVGLIVGAIVTVKVLLAILDSLNDIPLVAPTFELIGIGYSAWFVYRYLLKATTRKELTTEITTLKSQVVGKNAP